From the Candidatus Nomurabacteria bacterium genome, one window contains:
- a CDS encoding GIY-YIG nuclease family protein, giving the protein MDKNDLLDLINDDDLGLLDIDKKAVSATPDDRLTESFMEINEFFAVHNAEPKSGGDIHEHKLASRLKHIRENKEQRDFLSKYDTHGLLKIEKKDIDTVSDIFEDDDLDLLSIEDSSVFNIKNVPEIRQDRSDPDFVAQREICADFDQYEHLFAQTQRDLKNGTKKLATFVESEMKQGDFFVLSGVLIYLEKIYDPYRGNSQKINRRTRCIYENGTESSVLLRSLGKRLSDAGYAVKDNQDIASVEDGDSETGYIYVLKSLSDNPRISSTKNLFKIGFSTTSVEDRIKNAQQDPTYLMAPVSIVATYRCFNMNPQRFERLIHRFFSDSCLDIEITDNNGKNYTPKEWFIAPIMVIGNVIELIIKGEIVNYTYDKTTESIIKIK; this is encoded by the coding sequence ATGGATAAAAACGATTTACTAGATTTAATAAATGATGATGACTTAGGTCTTCTCGACATAGACAAGAAAGCTGTTTCTGCTACGCCTGATGATCGTTTAACAGAATCATTTATGGAAATAAATGAGTTCTTTGCAGTACATAATGCTGAACCTAAAAGTGGCGGAGATATTCATGAACACAAACTCGCATCACGCCTTAAGCACATCAGAGAAAATAAAGAGCAACGAGACTTCCTAAGTAAGTATGATACTCATGGTCTTTTAAAGATTGAGAAAAAAGATATTGATACAGTAAGTGATATTTTTGAAGATGATGATCTGGACTTACTTTCTATTGAAGATAGTTCTGTTTTTAACATAAAGAATGTTCCAGAGATACGACAAGATCGTTCTGATCCTGACTTCGTGGCTCAAAGAGAGATTTGTGCTGATTTTGACCAGTATGAGCATTTATTTGCACAGACTCAGAGAGATTTAAAAAATGGTACTAAAAAACTTGCCACTTTCGTTGAAAGCGAGATGAAGCAAGGAGACTTCTTTGTTCTTAGTGGTGTCTTAATATATCTAGAAAAGATCTATGATCCATATCGAGGAAACAGTCAAAAGATAAACCGACGAACTCGTTGTATTTACGAAAACGGTACTGAATCAAGTGTGCTTTTGCGATCATTAGGAAAGAGATTGTCTGACGCGGGCTATGCCGTAAAAGATAATCAAGATATTGCAAGCGTTGAAGACGGAGATTCAGAAACTGGCTATATCTATGTACTTAAGTCATTAAGTGATAATCCTAGAATTTCTAGTACAAAAAATCTTTTCAAGATTGGGTTCTCGACTACGAGTGTTGAAGATCGTATAAAAAACGCACAGCAAGATCCAACTTATCTCATGGCTCCAGTGTCTATTGTTGCGACCTATAGATGTTTCAATATGAATCCTCAAAGATTTGAACGATTGATACATCGCTTCTTTAGTGATTCCTGTCTAGATATTGAAATCACTGACAACAATGGAAAAAACTACACTCCGAAAGAGTGGTTTATTGCACCAATTATGGTGATCGGAAATGTGATTGAACTAATAATAAAGGGAGAGATTGTTAACTACACTTACGATAAAACAACTGAATCAATAATTAAGATTAAGTAA
- a CDS encoding TIR domain-containing protein: protein MSYKNKTYVAFDGDNNMKYYRLMTAWKEHDHIEFDFLNAHDLNSARDTSTEESIKAQLRVRMANSKQMLLLVGDNTKYLRKFLPWEIELARKKDIPIVIVNLNNKKGYDDNLCPSAIKDWKYTISVPFKLKAIQYALDHFPDNYHKWKNHIDYQDHRYTYTDSVYQQLGL, encoded by the coding sequence ATGTCCTACAAGAATAAAACTTATGTTGCTTTCGATGGAGATAACAATATGAAATATTATCGCTTAATGACTGCATGGAAAGAACATGATCATATTGAATTTGATTTTTTAAATGCTCATGACCTAAATAGTGCGAGGGATACAAGCACCGAAGAATCAATAAAAGCTCAACTTAGAGTACGAATGGCAAACTCTAAACAAATGCTTTTATTGGTCGGAGATAATACTAAGTATCTGAGAAAATTTTTACCATGGGAAATTGAGTTGGCAAGAAAAAAAGACATACCGATAGTAATTGTTAATTTAAATAATAAAAAAGGTTACGATGATAACCTTTGTCCTTCTGCCATTAAAGACTGGAAATATACTATTTCAGTACCTTTTAAATTAAAGGCGATTCAGTATGCCTTAGATCATTTTCCAGATAATTATCATAAATGGAAGAATCATATAGATTATCAAGATCATCGATATACATATACTGATTCTGTGTATCAACAACTCGGCTTATGA
- a CDS encoding DUF2188 domain-containing protein, whose product MANKNIHTVYNSDRSMWENKKEGSSTPVSSHHTKNNALDRAEKVAEKSKVEHFIHGKDGKIQERNSYGNDPFPPRG is encoded by the coding sequence ATGGCTAACAAAAATATACACACGGTATACAATTCGGATCGTAGTATGTGGGAAAATAAAAAAGAGGGATCATCAACTCCTGTCTCTTCACATCATACAAAAAATAATGCTCTTGATAGAGCTGAAAAAGTTGCCGAAAAATCAAAGGTTGAACATTTTATTCATGGTAAAGACGGAAAGATCCAAGAGCGTAACAGCTATGGAAATGACCCATTTCCACCTCGTGGATAA
- a CDS encoding DNA modification methylase, protein MKKLSWTTGVREVKDLLPWQENPRKISKVALDKLKKKIVQNGFHSVIVIDTDNTILSGNQRKTALTELDISTVDVMIPSRKLSDAERRRIGIESNINDGEWDFEKLKSFDLELLQFAGFDEKELVKFWDEEKDTKDDKFDVDKELKKIKTPQTKLGDLIVMGNHKLLCSSSTDITAVKKLFGDDRATAIYSDPPFNIGLSYDKGVGNKSNYGGTFDDNQSPEAYKEFIRQVLTSSLAISTKDTHVAFWCDEAWVWVFQTLYMELGVKNRRLNIWIKNNSSPIPTVAFNKCAEYCVYGTKGSPYLSDLIKNLNEIQNKDCTTGNQLLEDISNIWATKRLPSNQMEHPTSKNPELHHKFIMRCTKPGDIIFDAFSGSASTMICAEQLDRKVYSLEIEPVFCDLAIRRYEKLTGRKAKVIKNFYEKE, encoded by the coding sequence ATGAAAAAACTTTCATGGACTACAGGAGTTCGAGAGGTCAAAGACCTACTCCCTTGGCAAGAAAACCCAAGAAAAATCTCAAAGGTTGCGTTAGATAAATTAAAGAAGAAGATCGTACAAAACGGCTTCCACAGTGTGATAGTGATTGATACTGACAATACGATTCTGTCAGGCAACCAAAGAAAGACCGCTCTCACAGAACTTGATATCAGCACCGTAGATGTGATGATCCCTAGTCGTAAGCTAAGTGATGCGGAACGAAGAAGGATCGGTATTGAAAGCAATATCAATGACGGCGAATGGGATTTTGAGAAATTGAAGTCATTTGATTTGGAACTGCTCCAATTTGCAGGATTCGATGAAAAAGAATTAGTGAAGTTTTGGGACGAAGAAAAAGACACTAAAGACGACAAGTTCGATGTAGACAAGGAGCTTAAGAAAATTAAAACACCTCAAACAAAGTTGGGTGATCTTATTGTCATGGGCAATCATAAGTTGCTTTGCTCAAGCTCGACCGATATCACTGCGGTTAAAAAACTGTTCGGAGATGATAGAGCTACTGCTATCTACAGTGATCCACCTTTTAATATCGGGCTTTCCTATGACAAAGGTGTCGGCAATAAATCCAACTACGGAGGGACATTTGATGATAATCAGTCGCCTGAAGCGTACAAGGAATTTATACGCCAAGTTCTTACGTCATCACTCGCCATATCAACCAAAGATACTCATGTCGCATTTTGGTGTGATGAAGCGTGGGTGTGGGTTTTTCAAACCCTGTATATGGAACTAGGCGTAAAGAACCGAAGACTGAACATTTGGATCAAGAACAACTCTTCGCCTATACCAACCGTCGCATTTAACAAGTGTGCGGAGTATTGCGTGTATGGGACAAAAGGGTCGCCTTACTTGTCTGATCTAATCAAAAATCTTAATGAGATTCAAAACAAGGATTGTACTACTGGCAATCAACTTCTTGAAGATATCTCTAATATCTGGGCAACCAAGCGACTACCATCGAACCAAATGGAACACCCTACAAGCAAAAATCCTGAACTACACCACAAGTTCATCATGCGATGCACGAAGCCAGGAGACATAATCTTTGACGCTTTTTCTGGTTCTGCCAGCACCATGATTTGTGCGGAACAATTGGATCGCAAGGTGTACTCTCTTGAAATTGAACCCGTGTTCTGCGACTTGGCAATTCGCAGATACGAAAAACTGACTGGTCGCAAAGCAAAAGTAATCAAGAACTTCTATGAAAAAGAATAA
- the terL gene encoding phage terminase large subunit: MTKIIPNALVNTMLKDRSVRTSITKDSFLYFFHFYYAHYVKYETADFQKEIIHNLEKSSTENMYVVAFRGSGKSTLVTTAYPIWAILGKQQKKFCIIFCQTRAQAKQHMMNIRTELEGNDVLKKDLGPFQEESDEWGSFSLVFKKHGARITVASAEQSIRGIRHNEHRPDLIICDDVEDVQSTKNREGRDKTYHWLRGEVIPAGDRNTRLIIVGNLLHEDSLLMRIKDEIAKGKAKGIFKEYPLIDNHGVCLWSGKYKSEKDLEDEKLKVSSDISWQREYLLRIIPDDDQVIYPEWINYYDELPGEKHRGYRGTYAGVDLAISASETADDTAVVFAHIYSRREKMRIYILPNPIAKKLNFPAQVDLMKDIRSTMLIKSTDELFVESVAYQEALPQMLEHQGVKATAIKPKGDKRTRLALTSTAIKSSKILFPRQGCERLIEQLVGFGVEKHDDLADAFSLLINSTMDKHAKDSTWLMYWMGDEEPLYYRDYVDMDIKK, from the coding sequence ATGACTAAAATAATTCCAAATGCATTGGTGAATACCATGCTCAAAGATCGTTCTGTTCGTACCTCTATTACCAAAGACAGTTTTCTGTATTTCTTCCACTTCTACTACGCCCACTATGTGAAATACGAAACTGCTGACTTTCAAAAAGAGATTATTCATAATCTTGAAAAAAGCTCGACAGAGAATATGTACGTTGTCGCATTCCGTGGATCAGGAAAATCTACTCTGGTAACAACTGCATATCCTATCTGGGCAATACTTGGAAAACAGCAAAAGAAGTTCTGTATTATCTTTTGCCAAACTCGTGCACAAGCAAAACAGCACATGATGAATATCCGTACTGAGCTTGAGGGTAACGATGTTCTTAAAAAGGATCTTGGACCATTCCAAGAAGAAAGTGATGAGTGGGGTTCGTTCTCATTAGTATTCAAAAAGCACGGAGCAAGAATCACCGTAGCTTCTGCCGAGCAAAGTATCCGTGGTATTCGCCACAACGAACACCGTCCAGACTTAATAATCTGTGATGACGTTGAGGACGTGCAATCTACCAAAAACCGTGAGGGACGAGACAAAACATATCACTGGCTTCGAGGTGAAGTTATCCCTGCTGGCGATAGAAACACTCGACTAATTATTGTTGGAAACTTACTCCACGAAGATTCACTCTTGATGCGTATTAAAGACGAAATTGCCAAAGGTAAAGCAAAAGGAATATTCAAAGAGTACCCACTGATAGATAATCACGGCGTGTGCTTATGGTCAGGTAAATACAAAAGCGAGAAAGACCTTGAGGATGAAAAGTTGAAGGTTTCTAGCGATATATCATGGCAACGAGAATACCTGTTACGCATTATTCCAGACGATGATCAAGTTATTTATCCTGAATGGATCAACTACTATGACGAATTGCCTGGCGAAAAGCACCGAGGATATCGAGGTACTTATGCAGGTGTCGATCTTGCGATTTCAGCTTCAGAAACTGCCGATGATACTGCTGTTGTATTTGCTCATATATATTCACGCCGTGAGAAAATGCGAATATACATATTGCCTAACCCTATCGCAAAGAAACTTAACTTTCCTGCACAAGTAGATCTCATGAAAGATATTCGTAGCACCATGCTCATAAAAAGTACCGATGAACTGTTTGTGGAAAGCGTAGCGTATCAGGAAGCACTACCGCAAATGCTTGAACACCAAGGTGTTAAGGCGACAGCAATCAAACCTAAAGGAGACAAACGAACTCGACTTGCCCTAACTTCGACTGCAATAAAATCATCAAAGATATTATTCCCAAGACAAGGATGCGAGAGACTTATTGAGCAACTTGTAGGGTTTGGAGTAGAAAAGCATGATGACCTTGCCGATGCATTTTCGTTGCTGATAAACTCAACTATGGATAAGCATGCCAAAGATTCAACATGGCTTATGTACTGGATGGGAGATGAAGAACCTTTGTACTATAGAGATTATGTTGATATGGACATAAAAAAGTAG
- a CDS encoding recombinase family protein: MTEVEQSQMKYCLYARKSTEAEEKQALSIDSQIKEMKQIAERENLTIVEIRKESHSAKESGQRPVFEEIVKDIDTGIFNGIITWAPDRLSRNAGDLGKLVDRMDQRKLIQIKTFGQTFSNSPSDKFLLMILCSQAKLENDNKSINVKRGMRARCEMGLWPVQPPTGYRKPNQRLAKCEVEIDPERSDTIRQIFEKISYEKWSVSKVHAWLRYDLDFKTHRGFHLSLGNVFKIINNTFYYGRFEFPQGSGVWYEGKHKPIITKELFDETRNSIKSQTIKSQGKEFAFTRIMKCGACGSGITADEKFKKLLNGGVNRHVYYRCTKAKDRNCKNPALNETELIESLLDMVDTLNINKVKLTAKLDIEIQKFKKLQAMFLGKKKTEKIEPIDLKDYTKFVLKEGSPLEQRSILECISSELVLKNKIIKIT; encoded by the coding sequence ATGACAGAAGTCGAACAAAGCCAGATGAAATATTGCTTGTACGCTCGTAAATCAACCGAAGCAGAAGAAAAGCAAGCCCTTTCTATTGATTCCCAAATCAAGGAAATGAAGCAGATTGCCGAGCGAGAAAATCTAACCATAGTTGAGATCCGTAAGGAATCTCACTCTGCAAAAGAATCTGGACAAAGACCAGTATTTGAGGAGATCGTAAAAGATATTGATACGGGGATATTCAACGGAATCATTACATGGGCACCTGATAGATTATCTCGTAATGCAGGTGATCTTGGAAAACTTGTAGATAGAATGGATCAAAGGAAACTGATTCAGATCAAAACTTTTGGTCAGACTTTTTCCAATTCACCAAGTGATAAGTTCTTGTTGATGATCCTTTGTAGTCAGGCAAAACTCGAAAATGATAACAAGAGTATTAATGTAAAGCGTGGTATGAGAGCTAGATGTGAAATGGGTTTATGGCCAGTACAACCACCAACAGGATACAGAAAGCCTAATCAACGACTAGCTAAGTGTGAGGTAGAAATCGATCCAGAACGATCTGATACCATACGACAAATATTCGAGAAGATTAGTTATGAAAAATGGAGCGTATCGAAAGTACACGCATGGCTACGATACGATCTTGATTTCAAAACCCATAGAGGTTTTCATCTAAGTTTAGGAAATGTATTCAAAATTATAAATAATACTTTCTACTATGGTCGCTTTGAGTTCCCACAAGGATCAGGTGTTTGGTATGAGGGAAAGCATAAACCCATTATCACTAAAGAGTTGTTTGATGAGACCAGAAATTCTATCAAGTCGCAGACGATAAAATCACAAGGTAAGGAGTTCGCCTTTACGCGAATTATGAAATGTGGAGCTTGCGGATCAGGTATTACTGCCGATGAAAAATTCAAGAAGTTATTGAATGGTGGAGTTAACCGACATGTATATTATCGATGCACAAAAGCCAAAGACAGGAATTGTAAAAATCCTGCATTAAACGAAACTGAGCTTATCGAATCACTACTCGATATGGTTGATACCTTGAACATAAACAAGGTAAAACTCACCGCAAAGCTTGATATTGAAATTCAAAAGTTTAAGAAATTGCAGGCAATGTTCTTAGGAAAGAAAAAGACAGAAAAAATAGAACCGATTGATCTCAAGGACTACACAAAATTTGTACTAAAAGAGGGATCTCCACTAGAGCAGAGATCCATCTTGGAATGTATCAGTAGTGAGTTGGTTTTGAAGAATAAAATAATAAAAATTACTTAA